The Pongo abelii isolate AG06213 chromosome 23, NHGRI_mPonAbe1-v2.0_pri, whole genome shotgun sequence genome includes a window with the following:
- the LOC129052546 gene encoding LOW QUALITY PROTEIN: protein FAM246A-like (The sequence of the model RefSeq protein was modified relative to this genomic sequence to represent the inferred CDS: inserted 1 base in 1 codon), producing MAEPGRPWAQARSAYRASEVLRRGPGRRRDPGPQSNGPGQEDARAPGRRARLRGQLRAEAASRSVVERAGAGAAGAGAGERTGAHXRGSVCSVCGEPRGGATYPAGVLEVSERRLQEGLAAVREELGAGIEALRAELRAELNALRALLLPPPPPPPPPSPPARREPRAVPRAAPRGPTLLRTLGTVSALVAASRPSDDAPDGPAEGGAHRAPARKNHKKKPVPPGAPQGGGD from the exons ATGGCGGAGCCCGGCCGCCCGTGGGCCCAGGCGCGTAGTGCGTACAGAGCCAGCGAGGTGCTGCGGCGCGGCCCGGGCCGCCGGCGGGACCCGGGGCCGCAATCCAATGGGCCGGGCCAGGAAGACGCCCGAGCCCCGGGCCGGCGGGCTCGCCTGCGCGGCCAGCTCCGGGCCGAAGCGGCTTCGCGGTCCGTGGTGGAGCGTGCGGGGGCCGGGGCGgcgggcgcgggcgcgggcgAGAGGACCGGCGCGC ACCGCGGCTCCGTGTGCTCGGTATGCGGGGAGCCCCGCGGCGGGGCCACCTACCCGGCGGGGGTCCTGGAGGTGAGCGAGCGGCGGCTGCAGGAGGGCCTGGCCGCAGTGCGCGAGGAGCTGGGCGCCGGGATTGAGGCGCTGCGCGCGGAGCTTCGAGCGGAGCTTAACGCCCTGCGCgcgctgctgctgccgccgccgccgccgccgccgccgccgtccccgCCTGCCCGCCGCGAGCCCCGCGCCGTCCCCCGCGCCGCGCCCCGCGGCCCGACCCTGCTGCGGACGCTCGGCACCGTGAGCGCCCTGGTCGCCGCCTCCAGGCCCTCAGACGACGCCCCGGACGGCCCAGCAGAAGGCGGAGCGCACCGAGCCCCGGCCAGGAAGAACCACAAGAAGAAGCCAGTGCCGCCTGGGGCCCCGCAAGGTGGCGGGGACTGA